The nucleotide window gctgctttgccaccgtgcagcctctataacaacaataaatattaaTACCAGAAAAATCAGTCTCTTATGGCTCTTATGCAGCTTTTCCAGAGGAATTTACCTGTCATGGTGTTTCGTTTCATAGTGTCCTCTTACGTTGTATTCTTTGATTACAGCCACACTGTCTctgcacagaagacaaacagctttgtccGTCATATCAGCGAACATATACTCTGCCTCCCACCTGCCTTGAAAACCcctgttttcaaagtccaccTTCCAATTAGCCATTTCTTGGGGGAGAGGGTAGCTGAAGGTTGATCACAGGTAACAAGCTCcctcaggctgctgatgaacCAGTGGGGCAGGGACTTTGATTGACGTGCCAACACACTGGCAGTGCATTATGGGACTTGTAGTACTAGTGGTACGTGCACTATATCGGCGGGTCAGCTCTAATAACAATTAGATATTTTCATGCTGGCCAAAAACAATTCCATTGCAGGCCGGTTTTGGTCTTGAGTTTGACATTTGTGCTGTAGAGGGTCATCAGTGCTCTTCAGGGGATTCTGATATTCAACAAAATGTTACCAATTGACAGCTTTGGTCTATGAGCAGCTGTAGCAGCCTTTAAGTACCCACCTTCTGGAACCCTTGGTTTTCagcattctgtgtgtgtgtgtgtgtgtgtgtgtgtgtatgtgtgtatgtgtgtgtgtgtgtgtgcgtgcgtgcgtgcgtgcgtgcgtgcgtgcgtgcgtgcgtgcgtgcgtgcgtgtgcgtgcacatgtgttcatgttcatagATGGAAGTCTACACTGTAACAGTAGCAACTGGTACATCAGAGTATTCAGGCACCAACAACTACATCTTTGTGACTCTGGTGGGGGAGAAAGGCGAGAGTGAACGCACCCTGCTAGACAACCCTGGACTGGACTTCTGTCGAGGAGCAGTAAGTGTATGGAATGGTGGTGTGATAATTTACTGATAATTTGCTGATGATAATTTAATTTACTGTGAGGTGAACTGCATAGTCTAACAGCTGATCTTTGATCTGGCTGATTGAATCCATGACACCATGTAATGCAAAGCTTTCTCTTTATGGATCTAATTTGGTCATTCTAGCATTATTTGTCACCCTCTGTCATGGCCATGCACCAACCTAGAGATCACTTTGTAGTTTGCCAACATCCTGACATTAATCAAACAACTTTGAGATTAATTCAGGACCAGAATCCTTGTTTGCTGTAACAGTCCTGTCCAAAAAGTGGAGGATGTGTTAGTCTGAAGGCAAAACTCTTGTTTTACACGTCAATCTGCCAATTCTCATCTTCGATCATGAGCTTTGAGTGTGAAAGAATGAGATATGAAATGTGTTCCCTATGCAAGGTGGCTGTGCTCGGCTGCAGGAGCTCAAGCAACAGGAGCAGCTCTGAGTATAACTTTTGCTCCATCGTATCAAATCTGAGGTGGTGCCAGTTGAGGTGCATCCTAGACCTCACCCAGTACACAATCAAATGTGAAGCAATCCCTGACCAGACCCAGAACACACTTGGGAAATTACATACAGTATCTCATCTGGTCTAGGAACATCTTGGGATCCCTCAGGAAGAGCAGAAAGACAAGGATGATGCttacattcatatttaaaacacaattttcaAGGCTGGAGTGATTGCAGGTTTATTTGATACACTGACATTCTCTTTCTTGTTTGAATGTTTCAGACAGTGAAGCAATTACTTTGAatgcagttgtgtttgtgtttgtatgtctgaCTACTTTTACAGCTTGTAATGacagttttttcctttttcctccttcatctccATTAGGTGGATCAGTACAAGGTGACCAGCCCCTCACCATTAGGCTCCCTGTTATTGGTCAGACTGGAGAAACAGAGGTACTGGGTGGAAGATAACTGGTTCTGTCGTTACGTCACAGTGGAGCCTCCAGGTGAAGACCAAGTGCTGATATTCCCCTGTTACCGTTGGCTTATAGGAGACGTCAAGATGGAGATAAGAGAGGGAACAGGTAGGAATGACTGTAGGCATTTTTAATCAACTCCTACTGTCAAGCTGTAAAACTACTGCCTTGGTGCCTCTGAGAAAGGCAGCCAACTCCATCAAATattgggttttatttttgtgctgcCACAAGGTCAACATTCAAATGGTGGTGTGTGGACTGATccttctttcagctgttttataATCTTGTGGGATGCTAGGCTGAGACTCAGAAACTTCTGAACTTCATCACCACTGTCCATTAACATGtgatctgtatctgtatctgtgtcatTTGTGTAAATGCAGCAGAATACATTGTGATCTGAATGCTAGACCACATCTGGAGGTGGGTTTACTTGCACTGCTTTCAGATCTCAGCCAGGTGCAAATGCAATCAGTGTGACCACATTCACGACAAAAATCCACACAGTAAATTGAGTGGTCACCTAACTCCACTTCTTCTTGTTATCTCAAGATACACTTTAACCTTAACCctagcaaaaacaaaacaaaacaaaacaaattattagcAAGTAAGTCCTCCTTCACAAAAAGAGATATAAACATGACTGATGCCTGGCAATGGCATTACATCCCTTAACCTGGAAAGTTTGTTGACAAGTCCGACAGTTCCACCTAACTCATTTGCATATTCAGATCCCAGTCTGTGCAAAACAGAGATAAGGTTTATTAACACCAGGTGTACATACAAAGGCTGTGGATTGTTTGTCATTACACAGATCACATTATTCTAAATTAGCACGCTGACCCTACTTTTTACAAAGCGACTTCACATTGATATAACAATGACTTCATGGTGCTTTCAGCTAACGATTGTTAACATGTcagatttaattaatttaaggATTTCACTGccgggctgcacagtggcgcagcaggtagtgcacgtgcctcacagcaagaaggctgccggttcgatccccgggtcaggcggggcctttctgtgtgaagtttgcatgttcttcccgtgcatgcgtgggttctctccgggtactccggcttcctcccacagaccaaaaacatgctcattaggttaattgatgactctaaattgtccataggtgtgagtgtgagtgtgagtgtgagtgtgagtgtgagtgtgaatgtttgtttgtcattgcatgttgccctgaaatcggctggcgaccggttcagggtgtaccccgcctctcgcccattgtagctgggataggctccagccccccgcaaccccgaaagggataggcggtgtagataatggatggatggatttcactGCCAGAAAGTTGTGACACGTATCACCCCGATCGATCATGGCACGTCTCATGTcaagcagctgtcaatcaaactgactgtgtgtgcagtggctttgctagggtctcttgggactcaaagcaagaaatccctgggtccccaccccacccgtgcatgctgcaaaaatttgttttttgtctgtttgtctgtgttggcTGTATCAAACAGGCTGCTTTAACGTTACATCTGGAATTAGTGATGAGAAGCATATTCCCACAGTTAGGACTGGGGATGATGTTATGAACACACAGCAGCGACTCACCTGGCTGTTGAAGAGCTGCCACTCTTTCTTGccaacatttgtgttttttgactcAGTCCTCCTCCGCCAAGGAAACATCATATAGGTCTGGGTACTGTAgccacagctcaacaaactttttctctttcattgtaATTGTGAAAAAAACAGCTCTTAGAGCCGTGAAGTGAACAAGCGGAGCCggcttagttttttttttaattctctatttttttctgttcaagctgcaCATGACTGGTCAACCaaatgatgtgtggtggcttctgtggTGTGCActgagaaggagggggaggggtgggagTTAAAGacacagtacacagacacagacacagacacacacacacacacacacacacacacacacacacacacacacacacacacacacagagccatggCAGAGCCAAAATGttggaaaggtgagaaaatgagtgactgcaggaaatgcagtaagaTTTGATATAAAGAATGTTTTGTatattagtaattaattttacattatttttggtgataaattaattaacaaaaaatctgaggagccacttgggcCACCGAAAGATTCCCAATACTATTTTGTTGTCCCACGTGACAGCAGTAACCTCagcattcctcctcctcctcctcctcctcctcctcctcttcactatGGTTACCTGACTGGATCAAGCACCTGATTGGTTAACGCTCAGGAACATGTGTGGGAGACCAGTCAAGACAAAAAATGACATGCTTGTCTTTGCGTCAGGGTGTTGGTTTAGTGTGTCACACTACAGGAGCACAGATGACAAAATCATGTCAAAATTGGGCTAAAATGGTGTAGTCTGACCCTGGCCTTAAGCAGCCATAACATTCTCAATTTGTGGACAGGGGCCCTTCACTTCTACCCCTCATCTCTGTGGGCCACCACCCTCAAAAGTTGGGGCAGTAGGCATGAGCCCGTTTTGGTCTGATCTGTTGCTAAAAGTGCActgtcctgtctctctcctctacCTGCTTCTGCAGCGAAGACATTGAGGGACGACTCCATACCTCAGCTGCTGGCACACAGgaagacagagctgcaggagagacagatgaCTTACAGGTCCACCTCACATAACAACAGACAGATACAGCTTGAGTTTAGTAtttgtgtgtataaatattTGAACCATAATGTGTGTTACGTTCTCTCAGATGGATAACGTGGTCTCCTGGGGTTCCCAGATGTATTGACGCTAAAACAGAAGCAGATTTGCCCCAAGATGTCCGCTTTGACAATGAGAAGAGGAGCGACTTTGAACATTCCTTACACTATGCgtaagtggtgtgtgtgcgcacgcacatgtgcgcacatacatacatactttcacttcctggagacttacccttACCATAttcataaccactacttgcctaacctcAACCTACCAAACCTTAACCCAAGCCTTCAtgctaaaatttaatgatttacattatggggacctggattttgtccccacaagtaaggtGGGTCCCcgcaatgtgactgtgtaaacagactcatgtcgcatgcacgcacgcacgcacgcacgcacgcacgcacgcacgcacgcacgcacgcacgcacgcacgcacgcacgcacgcacaaataATTTGGAATTGCTTCTTGATACCCAGTTCCAGTCTTAATACTAAAATAAATGGATAAACTTGTGGAGGcctgctttttgctttttggtcCCCagatgcctgtgaatattctcattcatccaggtcattgtaagcttcagggcattcaatcgatcgcaactggactttgtcagtttgtcttggaagacgtttcgcctctcatccgagcaggcttcatcagttcatgcacaccagactagataggacagctctagtctaatgaaatggtgttaggttcaagtatttattctctgagtgaggccaacccccaaaaccaaggatggtatcactctattgtgaggcaaacgatccccattaaggcggggtagggtgcgacccttgggtgtcaacgacagtcgtctgcctcgttagtgtcccattcttgtcattgggaggctccttgagccatgtgtgaatggctttgttgtttattttcagaggctaagtttttgaatctctttggaagagatgaaaggacagcattgtatgtgggagataggtggtgtctcagagctccccctctgttcagagacggtttttcaaccttgacatggatggcttctctcactcctctttcaaaccatctgtcttctctgtccagaatatgcacatttttatcctcaaaggagtgtgcttccttcttgaggtgcaggtaaacagctgagtctagacctgaagagttagcccttctgtgttgtgccatgcgtctgctcagtggctgttttgtttccccagtatataagtctgtgcattcctcactgcactggactgcatacaccagattgttcttctgagtatgaggtgtccggtctttggggtgcaccagcctttgtctgagagtgttcccaggtttgaaatgtactgggatgttgtgtttgttaaagattcgcctgagtttctctgatacaccagacacatatggaatgacaatgttatgccgtctgtctctcttttcttcctctgtcaccctgttctttctggaagcggctgaacttttcacaaaagaccagctgggataaccacaagttttgagagcatccctcagatgtttgtgttccttgtctctggcctgttggctggttgggAGATGCACGTTAATTCTAAACACAAACGATTACCAAGACAAGATTTTTTCACTACtcaatgacagtaacacatatgAATGCCTGAAATGAGACCCAACCAGCGGGTACAAGAGAACAATCATAGAATATTTGCAAAGTTTACAGAAAGACGGAGCCATTGACCGTTTGCAATATCACAGGTTATACCCACAAGAGTCCATCCCAGGCATCTATGGACTCCCAAAAATAGGAGCGCCTCTCAGGAGCGCCTCTCAGACCTattgtcagcagcatcaactctGTGACATACAACATTGCTAAGTTTGTGGCCAACATCTTAGCACCACTGGTTGGCAAAACGCCACACCACATCCAGAACTCTATGGACTTTGTAAATAAGGTCCGGGACTTAAAACTAGACCCATCAGAAACAATGGTTTCCTTCGATGTCACATCGTTGTTCACATGCATTCCAACTCAGGaagcagtggaaacagtgaggcggcagttgttacaagacaacactttgcagaacagaactACCCCTAACCCGGAGCAAATATGCCATTTACCGGAATTTACTGGAGAttaaaaaccacctattttAAATTCAGggggaggttttacaggcaaaaacatgggtgtgtgatgggttcaccagtatcccccattgtggctaatctgtacatggagaacatggaaagaacggccctgaactctttcaaaggaacaacaccaagtcattggtacagatatgtggatgacacatgggtaaaaatccaaagccaagaagtgcaagccttcaccgagcacattaactcagtgaacaagaacatcaaattcactcgagaggatgtcaaggacatgagtttgccttttttggactgtgatgtccacattggagagaacaggagcctccatattggggtttacagaaaacctactcacacagaccagtacctcctttttgactcacatcacccactggaacacaaactaggtgttatcagaactctccagcacagagctgataatgttccaaccagccaacaggccagagacaaggaacacaaacacctgagggatgctctcaaaacttgtggttatcccagctggtcttttgtgaaaagttcagccgcttccagaaagaacagggtgacagaggaagaaaagagagacagacggcataacattgtcattccatatgtgtctggtgtatcagagaaactcaggcgaatctttaataaacacaacatcccggtacatttcaaacctgggaacactctcagacaaaggctggtgcaccccaaagaccggacacctcatactcagaagaacaatctggtgtatgcagtccagtgcagtgaggaatgcacagacttatatattggggaaacaaaacagccactctgcgatcggctggcgaccggtccagggtgcaccccgcctcccgcccgttgatagccaagataggctccggcccccccgcgaccccgaaagggataagtggcatagaaaatggatggatggatggaaaacagccactgagcagacgtATGGCACAGCACagggctaactcttcaggtccacactcagctgtttacctgcacctcaaggaggaagcacactcctttgaggatgacaaagtccagttgagATCGATTGAATCCCCAGATGACAGTTGAGTTCCTACTGTACAATCAGACCTGATGAACATTAAATACATATGTACGCTTCCTTCTCATCAGCTTGCTTGAGTTGTCTCTGAAGAAGCTGGCCATCAGGTTTGGGAAGTCCTGGAATGACATGGATGATTTCAAACGGATCTTCTGGAAGCTGCGAAGCCCCATAGCTGGTGGGTTAATACACACACCATCTTCATAAAAGCAATGCCACTTTAATATACACTAATCCATAGTATTTTTATATGCAAGAatatatatttgctttttatgcatGCATTTATGGTCTTGTCTTATAAAAACTTGTTAAAAAGGccatttattgcatttttttgcATCAATAACTGAATGAACtaaataaatgagttttatgAAATGGATTTTCCATGCCACATCAACATAAACTCACAACACGGGTGTATCACGaaatttttcttttgttgtgatGCAATTAATgcatacataaaaagaagatacatataacaaaatgtttttgtttaggTATTTTAAATCTTCCATAGAGGatcttttttaacttttacCTTTAAAGCCCCATATGTAGAATTTTTTTGTGGTCATATCATCTTTAAAATGATTGTCATGACATATGTTTGTGATTGCAGAAATATTTGACTATACTAGTGAAACTGGGGTTTTCAGATTTTCAACTACCATTTGAAATCAAAAATCTGAAACTATCAAATCCTACACACAGGGACTTTAATGTGAATACAGTTCTCTCATTTATTTTAGTTTCCTGTTTGAACATTAATATTTGTCAATGGTCGTGGGTTACAGTTAGAATTTTTGGATGCAGTTTAAGCTTCCATGGCCTTCTTCTTTGGTTTAAAGTGAAGGCCTGGGTAGGAACGAAAGGGAGTGGTTTTCTGTAACAACAATTTGACACATACAACCTCATTATTTAGTAACTGGCCAGGATTGTGTGAAATGAGGCAGCGTCTGCACTTCTCTCTCAAGCTCTTCACACAGCTACTTGCGTCATTTTTTGTGTGAACAACCAAGTGCAATACCTTGAATTCCTTCAAGGAGAGACTAGCCAAAAGAGTGCAGTTAGTTTCACTTTTGCCTCTTGCGGTGGGCAGACAACCTACTTTGTTTGAAGAATTCTGAGATGTTGATCCCTGTGATTTCACTGAAAATTAGCTGAGTGAATAAAAACCTTTTGCTAAAAAAGATGAGAACAAGATTGTTTGAGAGTCATCTCTGCAAttaaacacagaacagaagTTCTGGCCTACCTCTGGTATAGCTTCTGTCAAAAAACTCGTTTACACGATCTATTGCCAAACAAGGTATTGATCATCACTCTTTTCAAAGCTGTAATATGCATCATAGACACAGATACTTTATCAAAGGCTCATGGGAAGTGTAGTTGTTCAGTCGTAACAAATAAGTAATCATCTTTGTTAATTTGAAAGGCTTGACACTTGACTAGCAAGTATAGTAGTTTATACATATTTATCTCACGATGACAGAAACCTCCAAAGCTCATTACTCactcagtatgtgtgtgtttgtatcagaGTACTGTATGGAGCATTGGAAGGAAGACTGGTTCTTTGGCTACCAGTGTATGAATGGCTCTAACCCAAGGATGATCCAGAGGTGCAAGAAGCTGCCAGAGAACTTCCCTGTCACCCCAGACATGGTGCAGAGCTCCATGGCTCTGAGGACAAACCTGGACAAAGAGCTAAAGGTGAAGGAATTCTCAACATCTGTCTGTACAATCTAAACAGGCTTTAATACAACACCACATATTAGGCAAAATAGTCCATTCATCTTATAATATCTGCCTTTCTACGTCCATTTTCTTCTGTCCAGGCAGGGAATATCTTCTTGTTAGACTATGCCATCATGGATGGGATTCCCACCAACACAATCAGAGGTAAACCTCAGTACATTGCTGCTCCACTCTGTCTCCTGTACCAACACCCAGATGATGGACTCATACCTATTGCTATACAGGTAAATCATTCACACCAATCATGCCCATAGACCTGTACTGAAATGCTGAATGAAATGAGCATGCCACTGATGCAACCTGAGAATACtgaaaaatggacattttaaatgaaaaatgaaacaactgAATGTAAATCCAAAAGAATATATATAAAACCTGTGGATATTGAATGAAAACCTGATTGAATGATTGAATTTCAAGCTCACTTTATGTATAGGAGCAGGAATGCCCTTTAATCGCTGTCAATCCTTGTCCTTAGCTTGAGCAGACTCCAGGCTTGGACGCACCCATATTTCTGCCCAAAGACCCGCCTCTGGCCTGGCTGTTGGCTAAGATGTGGGTGCGTCACTCTGAGTTCCAGGTGTTCCAGCTGCTGTCTCACCTGCTTAGGACTCACCTCATCATAGAGGTGTTTTGTGTGGCTACTCTGagacagctgcctgctgtgcatCCTATATATAAGGTAAACATCCACACAAGTCATATTATACAGAACTATAATTTTCAGTCAGATAAAGTAATCCATGTCAGTAAACAACCCTGGGAACACAGTAGAGAGTTGTTGGCTATACTAATTCTCAATTATTGGCAGTGCCTGAATTTTCTTCAAAAGCAGAGAGAATGAGACCTTCAATTGAAACAATGTCAAAACTCAACTTTATGTATAGGAGCAGGAATGCCCTTTAATCGCTGTCAATCCTTGTCCTTAGCTTgagcagaaacaacatttaCCTGTTGTTTTAGAAAATTGAGTATAATCTTATTAATATAATTTCTGCACCACTAATTCCATTAGTCTTATTTCCTGTCACTTCCATGTTGGCATTTTTTTATTGCTCTTAAATTTCTCTCAACACTCATACTTGCAATAACACACTTGCTACACAGATGTTTCACACTGACTAAGACTTCCAATGATGTAATCCCTCCCCTTCCTGGAAAGCTTTTCTTttgaaacatctgcagaaagTCATTTGATggcagtttaataataataatgatgatcaAAAATTAGTGAATGAGaacagtccatccatccatccattatcttccgcttatccggggccgggttgcggggggagcagtctgagcagggacgcccagacttccctctccccggacacttcctccaactcttccggggggatcccgaggcgttcccaggccagccgagtgacgtagtcaccccagcgtgtcctgggtcttccccggggcctcctcccggtgggacatgcctggaacacctccctagggaggcgtccagggggcatccgatagagatgcccgagccacctcagctgactcctctcgatgcggaggagcagcgactctactctgagctcctcccgggtgacagagctcctcaccctatctctaagggagcgctccgccaccctgcggaggaaactcatttcagccgcttgtatccgggacctcgttctttcggtcatgacccaaagttcatgaccataggtgagggtaggaacgtagattgaccggtaaatcgagagcttcgcctttcggctcagctccttctttaccacgacagaccgatacagcgaccgcattactgcagccgctgcaccgatccgcctgtcaatctcacgttccatccttccctcactcgtgaacaggatcccaagatacttaaactcctccacttgaggcaggaactctcctccaacctgaagggagcaagccacctttttccggtcgagaaccatggcctcggacttggaggtgctaactctcatcccagctgcttcacactcggctgcgaaccgccccagcgcatgctgaaggtcctggctcgaggaagccaacaagacaacatcatccgcgaaaagcagagacgaaatctgcgTCTCTGAGAACAGTATTTATGCTAAAAAGAGAAAGCGACATGACTCTTGTTGTACTGATGCAGTTATTGCAGAGCAGTTGTATATCATACTGAATTTAGCATGTGATCTTTTAAAGTAAAGGTAATTCCACCCCTCCTAAATGCTGTTTCCAGACCCTTGTTAGCAACAGATCAGTTGTATGTATATTATTTGAGACTTCGTCATTATTAAAGAATTTGGCTTTTATCTGAGAATGTATGGTATTTTGGTTTGATGGCAGCTTGACAAGCTGTCGGTAAAACACTTGTTTTGTACCCTTAACACTTTTCTATGTCCTCTGTTGCAGCTGCTGGCCCCCCATCTGCGCTACACTTTAGAGATCAACTGCAGGGGACGCACTCAGCTAATCTCTGCGAATGGCATCTTCAAACGCGTGTGTCTTTTTAGATGTCTAAAATAAATGGAAAGCATACTCACTTGCTGTGTTAAACAGTCTGATGATGATAGATTGATGGTGCTTATCATCGTGTTGATGGTCATGTTTTTGTGTAGGTTGTGTCTACAGGTGGTGATGGCCTGTTGATTCTGGCTCAGAGGGAGTACAAGGTGCTCACCTACCGCTCCCTCCAGCCCTGCAATGACTTCGCTGACAGAGGAGTTTCCCAGCTCCGAAACTATTTCTACAGAGAACACGGCCTCATGCTGTGGGAGGCTAtacacaggtaaacacattGCTCATACAAGCAGCTGGCAGGACAATATTGCTGGGTCTGTTTTATTCTTAAAAAAAGGGAGATTTTAACAGTGAAGTTAGTATCTTTATTTCTAGTAATGTGATGtatttttgagtgaaatgcAGCAAAGCAAGAGTTTAATGAACGCCTCATTATCCTGCATAGTCTTACAGGGAGTGTTTATCTTTCGAATTGTGAAATTGTATATATTGCAAGGGAGCAGTGATAATGATACAGGTTTGGTTTTAATTGGCTTACCCATTAGACACTTACTTAACTTAAAATTGGAGCATTTCGAACCTTCACCCCCTCATGTGAGGGGATTGGAATATTGATTTTGAAAGAATTGTTTGCATAAGGTTTTCTAAAAAGATATGTTAGAAACACAAATGGTGATCTAGATTCTGTGGGGTCTTCttttctaaaaagaaaaaaaaacacacacttagagATCTCAGCCTCATTACAGGTTGTCTTGGTCTTTCTAATATGCTCTTCTGGATTTCTGCATGTTGGGCtgaacagcaacaacagtgACTTTTTTGATGTTACCATTAGGAGTTTCAAAAGTCTGA belongs to Chaetodon trifascialis isolate fChaTrf1 chromosome 23, fChaTrf1.hap1, whole genome shotgun sequence and includes:
- the alox12 gene encoding arachidonate 12-lipoxygenase, 12S-type isoform X2, with the translated sequence MEVYTVTVATGTSEYSGTNNYIFVTLVGEKGESERTLLDNPGLDFCRGAVDQYKVTSPSPLGSLLLVRLEKQRYWVEDNWFCRYVTVEPPGEDQVLIFPCYRWLIGDVKMEIREGTAKTLRDDSIPQLLAHRKTELQERQMTYRWITWSPGVPRCIDAKTEADLPQDVRFDNEKRSDFEHSLHYALLELSLKKLAIRFGKSWNDMDDFKRIFWKLRSPIAEYCMEHWKEDWFFGYQCMNGSNPRMIQRCKKLPENFPVTPDMVQSSMALRTNLDKELKAGNIFLLDYAIMDGIPTNTIRGKPQYIAAPLCLLYQHPDDGLIPIAIQLEQTPGLDAPIFLPKDPPLAWLLAKMWVRHSEFQVFQLLSHLLRTHLIIEVFCVATLRQLPAVHPIYKVVSTGGDGLLILAQREYKVLTYRSLQPCNDFADRGVSQLRNYFYREHGLMLWEAIHSFVSGMVNLYYQSDSDVQEDLELQAWIRDISLEGFTELPSFGLPSKLCTREELSTLLSVAIFTSSAQHAATNNGQFDWCAWVPNTPCTMRHPPPRDKDAVTMEMIMATLPDVSQSCVQMAITWHLGRAQPDAIPLGQYTEEHFTERRAQELIDRFRGELKEIEGLILNQNEGLELQYLFLLPSRVENSITI
- the alox12 gene encoding arachidonate 12-lipoxygenase, 12S-type isoform X1 → MEVYTVTVATGTSEYSGTNNYIFVTLVGEKGESERTLLDNPGLDFCRGAVDQYKVTSPSPLGSLLLVRLEKQRYWVEDNWFCRYVTVEPPGEDQVLIFPCYRWLIGDVKMEIREGTAKTLRDDSIPQLLAHRKTELQERQMTYRWITWSPGVPRCIDAKTEADLPQDVRFDNEKRSDFEHSLHYALLELSLKKLAIRFGKSWNDMDDFKRIFWKLRSPIAEYCMEHWKEDWFFGYQCMNGSNPRMIQRCKKLPENFPVTPDMVQSSMALRTNLDKELKAGNIFLLDYAIMDGIPTNTIRGKPQYIAAPLCLLYQHPDDGLIPIAIQLEQTPGLDAPIFLPKDPPLAWLLAKMWVRHSEFQVFQLLSHLLRTHLIIEVFCVATLRQLPAVHPIYKLLAPHLRYTLEINCRGRTQLISANGIFKRVVSTGGDGLLILAQREYKVLTYRSLQPCNDFADRGVSQLRNYFYREHGLMLWEAIHSFVSGMVNLYYQSDSDVQEDLELQAWIRDISLEGFTELPSFGLPSKLCTREELSTLLSVAIFTSSAQHAATNNGQFDWCAWVPNTPCTMRHPPPRDKDAVTMEMIMATLPDVSQSCVQMAITWHLGRAQPDAIPLGQYTEEHFTERRAQELIDRFRGELKEIEGLILNQNEGLELQYLFLLPSRVENSITI